In a single window of the Streptomyces cinnabarinus genome:
- a CDS encoding ArsA family ATPase yields MRTILITGPGGSGRTTVAAATALAAARDGERVLLLSGDRGDSLGAVLGTVTGASPVVAGERLTVWRPDAAAGFRDDLAAFQERATAALDLLGASRLDPEEVTPLPGAEELTLLRALRDAALSELHDLLVVDLPATPHALALLALPEELRRYLRRLLPPERQAARALRPVLGRLAGVPMPAEWLYETAARWDVELAAVEAVVADRNTAVRLVAEPGPAGADAVRAATLALALRGLRPDVLIANRAVPEDWPAGLVAQQRKTLEEWRESYDVQVVPHLGHDPRGADDLAALGVRPAVNGLPSSVGWPVTDSLAEDGVLVWTIPLPGAIRDDLDLVRRGDELVVTAGPFRRIVPLPSALRRCTVEGAALRDGELRIRFAPDPGLWPGTR; encoded by the coding sequence GCGCACCATCCTGATCACGGGCCCCGGCGGCAGCGGTCGTACGACTGTTGCCGCTGCCACCGCGCTCGCCGCCGCGCGTGACGGTGAGCGAGTACTGCTGCTGAGCGGCGACCGGGGTGACAGCCTCGGAGCCGTGCTCGGTACCGTCACCGGGGCCTCGCCCGTGGTGGCCGGGGAGCGGCTCACCGTCTGGCGGCCCGACGCCGCCGCCGGATTCCGCGACGATCTCGCCGCCTTCCAGGAACGCGCCACCGCCGCCCTCGATCTGCTCGGCGCCTCCCGGCTCGACCCCGAGGAGGTCACCCCGCTCCCGGGCGCCGAAGAGCTGACGCTCCTGCGCGCCCTGCGCGACGCCGCCCTCTCCGAGCTGCACGACCTGCTCGTCGTCGATCTTCCGGCCACCCCGCACGCGCTCGCCCTGCTCGCCCTCCCCGAGGAGCTGCGCCGCTATCTGCGGCGGCTGCTGCCACCGGAGCGCCAGGCGGCGCGGGCGCTGCGGCCCGTGCTCGGGCGGCTGGCCGGGGTCCCCATGCCCGCGGAGTGGCTGTACGAGACCGCCGCCCGCTGGGACGTCGAGCTCGCCGCCGTGGAAGCCGTCGTCGCCGACCGGAACACCGCCGTGCGGCTCGTCGCCGAGCCCGGCCCCGCCGGAGCCGACGCCGTGCGCGCGGCCACGCTCGCCCTCGCCCTGCGCGGACTGCGCCCCGACGTCCTGATCGCCAACCGCGCCGTACCGGAGGACTGGCCCGCCGGACTCGTCGCCCAGCAGCGCAAGACGCTGGAGGAGTGGCGGGAGTCCTACGACGTCCAGGTCGTCCCGCACCTCGGGCACGACCCGCGCGGCGCCGACGACCTGGCCGCGCTCGGGGTGCGGCCCGCCGTCAACGGCCTGCCCTCCTCGGTCGGGTGGCCCGTCACCGACAGCCTCGCCGAGGACGGTGTGCTGGTGTGGACCATTCCGCTGCCCGGCGCCATACGCGACGACCTCGACCTCGTCCGGCGCGGGGACGAACTCGTCGTCACCGCCGGGCCGTTCCGCCGGATCGTCCCGCTGCCCTCGGCGCTGCGCCGGTGCACCGTCGAGGGGGCCGCGCTGCGCGACGGGGAGCTGCGGATCCGGTTCGCCCCCGACCCGGGTCTGTGGCCCGGGACCCGGTGA